One region of Alcanivorax sediminis genomic DNA includes:
- a CDS encoding DUF2065 domain-containing protein: MDFSLLIKALCLVLVIEGIPLFLAPERARAAALQVARMPGRTLRILGLVLMVLGAGLLAGL; this comes from the coding sequence ATGGATTTTAGCTTGTTGATCAAGGCGTTATGCCTGGTGTTGGTCATAGAGGGCATTCCACTCTTCCTGGCTCCCGAGCGTGCCCGTGCGGCGGCGTTGCAGGTGGCCCGGATGCCTGGGCGGACACTGAGAATTCTTGGGCTGGTGCTGATGGTGTTGGGCGCCGGCCTGTTGGCAGGCCTGTAA
- a CDS encoding ATP phosphoribosyltransferase regulatory subunit → MNQEAQWLLPDGVEEVLPGRARAIEQLRRRTLDLYQQWGYELVFPPLIEFLESLLNGAGRDLERETFKITDQLTGRLMGVRADITPQVARMDAHSLRQNAPTRLCYCSSALRTRPAVAGGTRLPYQIGVELFGHAGADSDLEVISLLLETLRLAGVDQSIVLDLGHVGLFRGLLEACDLSEAEQYQLEDIYVRKGRVELETFVQARNLPGKAGDALLALPWLAGDASVLDQARALLGEFPAAMDALAELSELVAVLAGNGVNLHLDLGELRGYHYHTGCVFAAYLPGESEPLAKGGRYDHIGEVFGRARPATGFSADLKMLAAHVKADKASGILAEGSLRDANFAAAVAALREQGERVVLALAGADNDPQVLGCQRKLIQADDGWVIKDL, encoded by the coding sequence ATGAATCAGGAAGCACAGTGGCTGCTGCCCGATGGGGTGGAAGAGGTTCTGCCCGGCCGCGCCCGCGCAATTGAACAACTGCGCCGCCGTACACTGGATCTGTATCAGCAGTGGGGCTACGAACTGGTGTTCCCGCCACTGATCGAGTTCCTCGAGTCCCTGCTCAATGGTGCAGGACGCGACCTGGAACGCGAAACGTTCAAGATTACCGATCAACTGACCGGCCGCCTCATGGGGGTGCGTGCAGATATCACTCCCCAGGTGGCACGCATGGATGCCCACAGCCTGCGCCAGAATGCGCCGACCCGGCTGTGCTATTGCTCCAGTGCACTGCGGACTCGCCCGGCCGTGGCCGGTGGTACCCGTCTTCCATACCAGATTGGCGTCGAGTTATTTGGCCATGCGGGTGCAGACAGCGATCTTGAAGTGATTTCCCTGTTGCTGGAAACCCTCCGGCTAGCCGGCGTGGATCAGTCCATTGTTCTTGATCTGGGGCATGTGGGGCTGTTCCGGGGGTTGCTGGAAGCTTGCGACCTCAGTGAGGCTGAGCAGTACCAGTTGGAAGACATTTACGTACGCAAGGGCCGCGTCGAGCTGGAGACCTTTGTGCAGGCGCGTAATTTGCCGGGCAAGGCGGGGGATGCCTTGCTGGCGCTGCCTTGGCTGGCGGGCGATGCATCCGTGCTGGATCAGGCGCGAGCCCTGCTTGGGGAGTTTCCGGCTGCGATGGATGCCCTGGCCGAGCTGAGTGAGCTGGTCGCGGTGCTGGCCGGCAACGGCGTCAATCTGCATCTGGATCTGGGCGAATTGCGCGGTTATCACTACCATACCGGCTGCGTTTTTGCCGCTTACCTTCCCGGTGAGAGTGAGCCTCTTGCCAAGGGTGGTCGTTATGACCATATCGGTGAAGTGTTCGGTCGGGCTCGGCCCGCTACGGGTTTCAGTGCCGATCTGAAAATGCTGGCCGCCCATGTAAAGGCGGATAAAGCCAGCGGCATTCTGGCGGAAGGCTCGTTGCGTGATGCCAACTTCGCCGCCGCTGTCGCCGCCCTGCGTGAGCAAGGTGAGCGAGTGGTGCTGGCCCTGGCGGGCGCGGATAACGATCCTCAAGTGCTCGGGTGTCAGCGGAAACTGATCCAGGCCGACGACGGCTGGGTGATCAAGGATCTATAA
- a CDS encoding adenylosuccinate synthase, whose translation MGKNVVILGTQWGDEGKGKIVDLLTDQASLVARFQGGHNAGHTLVIDGKKTVLHLIPSGILREDVQCLIGNGVVLALDALLKEIAGLEENGVPVRERLRLSASCPLILPVHVALDQAREAARGSKKIGTTGRGIGPAYEDKVARRGLRLGDIYHRERFAAKLGEVMDYHNFVLRQYYNAEPVDFQQTLDETLKLGEEVRGMVTDVTAVLHEARERGENIMFEGAQGTLLDIDHGTYPYVTSSNTTAGGTATGTGVGPLYLDYVLGITKAYTTRVGSGPFPTELFDENGRYLAEKGHEFGSTTGRARRCGWFDAVALKRSIQINSISGLCLTKLDVLDGLEEVNICIGYQDAEGNSLACAWDADSYEEVRPVYETLPGWSESTLGVKAVEDLPANAQAYLKRIEEVTGAPIDIISTGPDRVETIIKRHPFA comes from the coding sequence ATGGGTAAGAACGTAGTCATTCTCGGCACCCAGTGGGGTGATGAAGGCAAGGGCAAGATCGTGGATCTGCTCACCGACCAGGCCTCTCTGGTGGCCCGCTTTCAGGGCGGCCATAACGCCGGGCATACCTTGGTGATCGACGGCAAGAAAACCGTCCTCCACCTGATTCCCTCCGGTATTCTGCGCGAAGACGTGCAGTGCCTGATCGGTAATGGTGTGGTGCTGGCTCTGGACGCGTTGCTGAAAGAGATTGCTGGCCTGGAAGAGAATGGCGTGCCGGTGCGCGAGCGTCTGCGTCTGTCTGCCTCCTGTCCGCTGATCCTGCCGGTGCACGTGGCGCTGGATCAGGCGCGTGAGGCGGCCCGTGGCAGCAAGAAGATTGGCACAACCGGTCGTGGTATTGGTCCGGCCTACGAGGACAAGGTGGCTCGCCGAGGTCTGCGTCTGGGTGACATCTACCACCGCGAGCGTTTCGCTGCCAAGCTCGGCGAGGTGATGGATTACCACAACTTTGTGCTGCGCCAGTACTACAACGCCGAGCCTGTAGATTTCCAGCAGACGCTGGATGAAACCCTCAAGCTGGGTGAAGAAGTGCGCGGGATGGTGACCGATGTGACCGCAGTACTGCACGAAGCCCGGGAGCGCGGCGAGAACATCATGTTCGAGGGGGCCCAGGGTACGTTGCTGGATATCGATCACGGCACCTATCCCTATGTAACCAGCTCCAACACTACCGCAGGTGGCACGGCTACTGGCACCGGTGTTGGCCCCCTTTATCTTGATTACGTGCTGGGTATCACCAAGGCTTACACCACTCGCGTGGGCAGTGGCCCGTTCCCCACCGAGCTGTTCGACGAGAATGGTCGCTACCTGGCCGAGAAAGGTCATGAGTTCGGTTCCACCACTGGCCGTGCCCGTCGTTGTGGCTGGTTCGATGCGGTGGCACTCAAGCGCTCCATCCAGATCAACTCCATCTCTGGCCTGTGCCTGACCAAGTTGGACGTGCTGGATGGTCTGGAAGAAGTGAATATCTGCATTGGCTACCAGGATGCGGAGGGGAACTCTCTGGCGTGTGCATGGGATGCGGACAGCTATGAAGAAGTGAGGCCGGTGTATGAAACTCTGCCGGGCTGGAGCGAATCCACTCTGGGCGTGAAAGCCGTTGAGGATCTTCCTGCCAACGCCCAGGCCTACCTCAAGCGTATCGAGGAAGTGACCGGCGCACCGATCGACATCATTTCTACCGGCCCGGATCGGGTGGAAACCATCATCAAGCGGCACCCGTTCGCTTGA
- a CDS encoding alkaline phosphatase — translation MSQRVFKLALTGLAAGVMAAANAGSVALPAYQSSSDWFADGETRMAEKVELMRESNRAKNVILFVGDGMGISTLTAARILQGQMAGEDGEENLLSFEAFPYSALVKTYNTNQQTPDSAGTMTAMMSGVKNKAGMINISSKGLRADCASSKGNELNTFLDLMEITGRSTGIISTARVTHATPAATYARVPERNWESDDGLTEEARENGCKDIADQLVSYGYGDGIDVILGGGRRHFLPSEEGGKRQDGRDLTVEWQQRYEGADVQVAYLQNGTELAAQDLTSTDKLMGLFTSSHMSYDADRAASGSDEPTIAEMTESAIQVLEKNDKGFFLMVESGRIDHAHHAGNAYNALHDAVAFSDAVQAAVDAVNLDETLILVTADHSHVFTIAGYPTKGNPILGRVVTNDGSGAPEEGAAQAGDGMPYTTLGYTNGLGFADLGDETDADARYASAADAGRKDISGIDVEAPGYHQEALVPMGSETHAGEDISLHAVGAGAWLVQGTIEQNALFHIMARAAVVSPGK, via the coding sequence ATGTCTCAGCGTGTTTTCAAACTGGCTCTCACCGGGCTGGCGGCAGGCGTTATGGCGGCTGCCAATGCAGGGAGTGTGGCTTTGCCGGCGTATCAGTCTTCCAGTGACTGGTTTGCGGACGGCGAAACCAGAATGGCCGAAAAAGTGGAGCTTATGCGCGAATCGAATCGCGCCAAGAATGTCATCCTGTTTGTGGGGGATGGCATGGGCATTTCCACCCTGACGGCCGCCCGTATTCTGCAGGGGCAGATGGCTGGCGAAGACGGTGAGGAAAATCTGCTGTCCTTTGAAGCGTTCCCCTACAGTGCTTTGGTGAAAACCTATAACACCAACCAGCAGACCCCGGACTCCGCCGGCACCATGACGGCCATGATGAGTGGCGTGAAGAACAAGGCCGGCATGATCAATATCAGCAGCAAAGGCCTGCGTGCCGATTGCGCTTCCTCCAAGGGTAATGAGCTGAATACCTTTCTGGACCTGATGGAAATTACTGGCCGCTCCACCGGCATCATCAGTACCGCTCGAGTGACCCATGCGACCCCGGCGGCAACCTATGCGCGGGTGCCGGAGCGTAACTGGGAGTCAGATGATGGTCTGACCGAAGAGGCCAGGGAGAACGGTTGCAAGGATATCGCCGATCAGCTGGTTTCTTACGGCTATGGCGATGGCATTGATGTGATCCTTGGTGGTGGTCGTCGTCATTTCCTGCCCAGTGAAGAAGGCGGTAAGCGCCAGGATGGCCGCGACCTGACGGTAGAGTGGCAGCAGCGTTACGAAGGCGCTGATGTGCAGGTGGCCTATCTGCAGAACGGTACGGAGCTGGCAGCACAGGATTTGACCTCGACGGACAAGCTGATGGGTTTGTTCACTTCCTCACACATGAGTTATGACGCTGACCGCGCAGCCTCTGGCAGCGACGAGCCCACCATTGCCGAGATGACCGAGTCCGCCATTCAGGTGCTGGAGAAAAATGACAAGGGCTTCTTCCTGATGGTGGAGTCGGGCCGCATCGATCACGCGCACCACGCCGGTAACGCTTACAACGCCTTGCATGATGCCGTGGCGTTTTCCGACGCAGTTCAGGCGGCGGTGGATGCGGTGAACCTGGACGAAACCCTGATCCTGGTGACTGCGGACCACAGTCATGTGTTCACCATTGCTGGTTACCCTACCAAGGGGAATCCGATTCTGGGTCGGGTGGTTACCAATGATGGTAGTGGTGCCCCGGAAGAGGGGGCAGCTCAAGCTGGCGACGGCATGCCGTATACCACTCTTGGCTATACCAATGGTCTTGGCTTTGCGGACCTCGGTGATGAAACCGATGCGGATGCCCGTTACGCGAGTGCGGCAGATGCCGGGCGCAAGGATATTTCCGGTATCGATGTTGAAGCACCGGGGTATCACCAGGAGGCGTTGGTGCCGATGGGATCTGAGACTCATGCCGGAGAGGATATTTCCCTGCATGCGGTGGGGGCTGGGGCCTGGTTGGTGCAAGGCACCATCGAACAGAACGCCCTGTTCCATATCATGGCCCGCGCTGCCGTCGTCTCACCCGGGAAGTAA
- a CDS encoding alkaline phosphatase codes for MKLNTLAIAVASAALLAACGGSNKNDKSAQEEVLRFNPQQLSSSWFREGAQTVNAASKVTVNNEVGAAKNVILFVGDGMGISTVTAARILAGQMEGKDGEEHRLSFETMPFSGLVKTYNTNQQTPDSAGTMTAMMSGVKTKAGVIGIAESTNRADCASSQGAELVTALELAENQGKATGIISTARITHATPAATYAKSPERNWESDDNLTAEAKENGCKDIADQLVSFDVGDGIDVVLGGGRRHFLPNTDGGKRTDGRDLTAEWLAAHAGGSYVQTGAEFAALNAATAGPVLGLFSSSHMSYDADRKANSKDEPSLSEMTAKSIDMLSRDEDGFFLMVESGRVDHGHHAGSAYNALTDAVELANAVQAAMDKTSAEDTLIIVTADHSHVFTIAGYPTRGNPILGKVITNDGSGEPEATPSLAGDNLPYTTLGYTNGAGFADLGDVHDADARYGVPVDAGRKDISAVDTESAGYHQEALIPMGSETHAGEDVGVWARGPGAHLLTGTNEQSLIFHVMARSAGLLHE; via the coding sequence ATGAAACTGAATACATTGGCGATTGCGGTCGCGTCTGCAGCCCTGCTTGCGGCCTGTGGTGGAAGCAATAAAAACGACAAATCGGCGCAAGAGGAGGTGTTGCGTTTCAACCCTCAACAACTGTCGTCGTCCTGGTTCCGGGAAGGCGCGCAGACCGTGAACGCGGCCAGCAAGGTCACAGTGAATAATGAAGTGGGTGCAGCAAAGAATGTCATCCTGTTTGTGGGTGACGGCATGGGGATTTCTACGGTAACGGCGGCGCGCATTCTTGCCGGTCAGATGGAAGGCAAGGATGGTGAGGAGCACCGTCTGAGTTTTGAAACCATGCCATTCAGCGGTCTGGTGAAAACCTACAATACCAACCAGCAGACCCCGGACTCGGCAGGCACCATGACGGCCATGATGAGCGGTGTAAAAACCAAGGCGGGCGTCATCGGGATCGCAGAAAGCACGAACCGTGCTGACTGTGCTTCCAGTCAGGGTGCTGAGTTGGTGACGGCGCTCGAGCTTGCGGAAAACCAGGGTAAGGCTACCGGGATCATCTCTACCGCGAGGATTACCCATGCAACGCCGGCGGCTACTTATGCCAAGAGCCCGGAGCGGAACTGGGAATCCGATGACAACCTGACAGCGGAAGCGAAGGAGAATGGCTGCAAGGATATCGCTGATCAGCTGGTGTCTTTTGATGTGGGTGATGGCATCGACGTGGTGCTGGGTGGTGGTCGTCGCCACTTCCTGCCGAATACCGATGGCGGCAAGCGAACCGATGGCCGTGATCTGACGGCGGAATGGCTGGCGGCACATGCGGGCGGTAGCTATGTGCAGACCGGGGCTGAGTTTGCTGCCCTGAATGCGGCCACGGCCGGCCCGGTACTGGGGCTGTTCAGCAGCAGCCATATGAGCTACGACGCTGACCGCAAAGCCAATAGCAAAGATGAGCCGTCGCTAAGCGAGATGACCGCAAAGAGTATCGACATGCTGTCCCGCGATGAAGATGGCTTCTTCCTGATGGTGGAATCCGGCCGTGTTGATCATGGTCACCATGCCGGTAGCGCTTACAACGCGCTGACTGATGCGGTGGAACTGGCTAATGCGGTGCAGGCGGCCATGGACAAGACCAGTGCGGAAGACACGCTGATTATAGTGACTGCAGACCACAGTCATGTGTTCACCATTGCCGGTTATCCCACTCGCGGCAATCCGATTCTGGGCAAGGTGATCACCAATGATGGTAGCGGTGAGCCGGAAGCAACGCCAAGCCTGGCCGGTGATAACCTGCCGTACACCACTCTGGGTTACACCAATGGTGCGGGCTTTGCGGATCTTGGCGATGTGCACGATGCCGATGCGCGCTATGGCGTGCCGGTGGATGCGGGTCGCAAGGATATCTCTGCCGTGGATACCGAATCGGCGGGTTACCACCAGGAGGCACTGATCCCCATGGGTTCGGAAACCCATGCGGGTGAAGATGTGGGTGTCTGGGCGCGTGGTCCCGGTGCGCACCTGCTCACTGGAACCAACGAACAAAGCCTGATTTTTCATGTGATGGCGCGGTCTGCCGGACTGCTGCATGAGTAA
- a CDS encoding helix-turn-helix transcriptional regulator, translated as MDTRLIAAQPSVCAGEAPKPLTGLTMLSAKELAEELGIGVSTLWAWVDCKGKHFIPEFPRPIRLGGNCTRWRAQDVADYLAGIMGGDHAD; from the coding sequence ATGGATACTCGATTGATTGCTGCGCAGCCATCTGTTTGCGCAGGTGAAGCACCAAAGCCGCTAACTGGGCTAACTATGCTGTCAGCCAAAGAGTTGGCTGAGGAATTAGGGATCGGAGTGAGCACGCTGTGGGCGTGGGTTGATTGCAAGGGGAAGCACTTCATTCCCGAATTTCCTCGGCCGATAAGACTGGGCGGAAACTGCACCCGCTGGCGGGCGCAAGACGTGGCAGATTATTTGGCCGGTATTATGGGAGGTGATCATGCTGATTAA
- a CDS encoding ATP-binding protein has product MVIRPIQVPPINIGIDALSGRGLGFFPGLCANGHAEITGSSGMGKSTVAKFIASYLFCSKVPVVIFDFHDDLAISGIRTLHLGDGASGECSIRFLEPTPLALEVFGLRGCLENAVRAIEATGRRKLGDGQINVLRSAIMELWRRLGITESASDSPAAAAKSIRPSDLRDLLLEKKDEAESSRERQIFDGLINRVDVLAACAIFEHESPLRVDDLLQNGARLHMQGIPASMRGWVARTLVNMIYAEIAAMGPVKESPFDAGSPFRVYLVLDEAGSVIRQKADDCIIKTIAKESRKFGVGLLLAAQTLDELSEEVVANVDTHFALPTRSAKDARKVEQKLGLCKGALNCGTGRWSGFYQSGHNVYKANFYHL; this is encoded by the coding sequence ATGGTGATTCGGCCCATTCAGGTTCCGCCTATTAATATCGGCATTGATGCTTTGTCCGGTCGTGGGTTGGGATTTTTTCCAGGACTATGTGCCAACGGGCATGCCGAGATCACCGGATCATCTGGCATGGGGAAGTCGACCGTAGCCAAATTTATCGCATCATACCTGTTCTGTTCGAAGGTGCCGGTAGTGATTTTCGATTTTCATGATGACTTGGCTATATCAGGGATCAGGACGCTGCATCTTGGAGATGGAGCTTCCGGTGAATGTTCGATCAGATTTCTGGAGCCAACGCCCTTGGCATTGGAGGTCTTTGGTCTGAGAGGGTGCCTGGAAAACGCGGTCAGAGCCATTGAAGCGACGGGGAGGCGAAAGCTTGGAGATGGTCAAATCAACGTTCTGCGATCAGCGATCATGGAGTTGTGGCGGCGCCTGGGGATTACGGAAAGCGCTTCCGATTCCCCCGCTGCGGCTGCAAAGAGTATTCGGCCTTCTGATTTGAGAGATCTTCTTCTTGAGAAGAAAGACGAGGCCGAAAGCAGCAGGGAAAGGCAGATTTTTGATGGCTTGATAAACCGTGTTGATGTATTGGCTGCATGCGCTATTTTCGAGCATGAATCGCCCTTGAGGGTTGATGATCTTTTACAGAATGGTGCGCGTCTTCATATGCAGGGAATCCCCGCTTCAATGAGGGGCTGGGTGGCTCGAACCTTGGTGAATATGATCTATGCTGAAATTGCGGCTATGGGGCCAGTGAAAGAATCACCGTTTGATGCCGGATCGCCATTCCGGGTGTATCTCGTCCTTGATGAGGCTGGATCGGTGATACGCCAGAAAGCGGATGACTGCATCATAAAGACCATTGCGAAAGAGAGCCGGAAGTTCGGTGTTGGCCTGCTGCTGGCCGCTCAAACGCTTGATGAACTGAGTGAGGAAGTGGTCGCCAACGTTGACACCCACTTTGCGCTGCCTACCAGAAGTGCCAAGGATGCCAGGAAGGTGGAGCAGAAGTTGGGCCTCTGTAAGGGCGCGCTAAACTGCGGAACAGGCCGTTGGTCCGGGTTCTATCAGTCTGGCCATAATGTATACAAAGCAAACTTCTACCATCTGTAA